The window AAAGGTGCATCTAACCAGGAGATGAGTATCTCAAGTTCAGAGAAGCAGGGGGAGCAACAGCATCCAGTCACATTCTGGACTGGACCAACGACCAGAGCTAGAGCCAAAGCACATCAGGAGGTCATTTaacacttagccaaactcgTGAGGCCTAAGGAAGAGGGAGAAACCGTGGGAAAAGAAGGGCCAGCATGTTGGTTTAATGTGTTTCAATTATGTAattgatttaaaccaatttgggttaggattaggattttaaaccaattttaattaggattttaaaccaatttcgtttaggattagatcaaaccattctggttaggtcttgggttttattttggcgacatattttggctttataagcttgtagccgcttttggttgaaacttagacaattttatcaaagaaaaaccttaagcaaattgcttgcttgcttctgtgctttctctgttcagcctaAGAACATTGAACCTTCATCTAGGGTAGAGTAATCTACTGTGATCCATCTCAGACACTACACAGGGTTATCCTGCGTCTAGAGAGTAGCTAAACATCTTTGGAGCCTTCCACTGCTCTGAAGAGAAGTCCATCGACCAAGGAGTGTTAGTAACCTCCCTGATCACCCTCTTAACCATACCATCCAAGAGATCCTAGCTTCCTAGCTTATAAGGGacgcaccaagtggtatcagagcccctTGGAGGTTAGGTTTGTTCTCTGCTCGTGTCAACCATCTATCACCACCAAacacttcttttctttctatctgTTGTAAGCCGGCTGGGCCAACccttgaatcaaaaaaaaaaaaaaaaaaaagagatctctgatccaaatcaaaaaaaaaaaaaaagaaacataagctgaagagaaatccagctaagGGTGGTAAAGCCAGCTGGtgcctaaatctcttaatactttcTATCTAATCACTTTAGGTTGTAGCTAGATCTTAGGTGATTGAGCTTTGATCTAATCTGAACTCTTGGGAAAGTAAGGGAGCAAGCACAGGCAGTAAACTGAGTGAGAGAGGGTTTATTAAACTAACCCATTGTTAAGAGTTTGTTGCAGGAAGATGGCTGAAGAGAGACGTGATGGAGACAATGCAGGAGAGCCAGTCCAGCGAATTGCTCTTGATCAGTTGCAATTCCAAGCTATGATTGCTGAAGTTACACGCCAACTACAAGGGCATGCTGAACAAATATATGCTCATGTTATTCCTCCTAACAATGAACTTGCAGGTGCAGCTGGAGTAGCTGGAGCAGGAGGGATCCGTGAAGTAGCTGCAAGACAGCCCATACGTGCTAGGAGAGCAGCCCCTGCTGTGGTAGCTGATGAGCAAGAAGAGTGGGCTGAAGATGCAGATGATGAACGCCCTCTCAGAGCCAATAACAGGCGCCCTCATGGAGAAGATCACTTTGGAAATCTTAAGCTTAAGATTCCATCTTTCCAAGGAAAAGCTGATCCTGATGTCTATCTGGAATGGGAGCAAAAGATTGAATCTGTTTTCAAATGTCAAAGGCTCACTGAGGAGAGGAAAGTAAGACTTGCTGCTACTGAATTTGAAGGCTATGCTATCAACTGGTGGCAGAATGTTTCAAATATCAGGAGAAGAGATGGTGATGAACAAGTAACTTCTTGGCATGAGATGAAAGAGGTTATGAGAGCTAGATTTGTACCTGCTCATTATGGCAGAGATCTCCACAAGAAGCTCAGGAAACTTACTCAAGGCTCTAAGAGTGTGGAGGAGTATCACCAGGAGATGGAAACACTCATGATCAAAGCCAAAATTGATGAGGATGTGGAAGCTACTATGGCTCGGTTTTTAGATGGAGTAAACAGGGACATCCAAGACAGGCTGGAGATGCAAGACTATGCTACTCTTGAAGAGATGGTACACAAGGCTATTCTTATTGAACAACAGAACAAGAGGAGAAGTAACACTCGCTATCCTACTAGTTCTGCATCCAAATCATCTTATGCTAAGGATGATAAAGCCTACAGCCGACCAAAGGAGAGTGGTGGGTCAACCAGTACCACAACCAGCCGAGATGACAAGGGCAAGGAAACCACTCCACCATCCAGAACCAGGAACATCAAGTGCTACAGATGTCAAGGATATGGCCATTATGCTAGTGAATGCACCAGTAAGAAGATCATGATAGTTCTAGATAATGGAGAGGTTATTTCTGAGGATGAGAAGCCTGAGGGAGAATCTGATGAAGAGGATGTAGAATACCCTGTTAAGGGAGAGATGCTGGTTACCAGGAGAGCTTTGAATGTTCAAGCCAAATCCAAAGAAACTGAGCAGAGGGAGAACTTGTTTCATACAAGGTGTCTAATCAAGgataaagtttgcagcttgatcattgatggaggaagttgtaccAATGCTGCTAGCGAGACACTGGTGGAGAAGCTTGGTCTCTCAGTTCAAAAACACCCACGCCCATATATGCTGCAATGGCTGAATGATACAGGCGAGTTGAAGGTGAACAAGCAAGTGAAAGTGCCCCTCTCTGTTGGGAGGTATCAAGATGAGATCCTTTGTGATGTGTTACCTATGGATTCCAGCCACATCTTGTTGGGAAGACCTTGGCAGTATGACAAGAGAGCACTTCATGATGGCTTCACTAATAGGCATTCTTTTCTACAAGGAGGAAAGCAAATCACACTGGTACCTTTAACACCACAAGAGGTCCAGGAAGATCAGATCACCCTCAAGCGTaggaaagaagaagcaaaggccTTACTGGTAAGGGAGGCTGAGCAGGTAAGTAAGCTTAACTTAATGGCTACTTCTGGAGATATTAAAAATGCTTTGGCTAGCCACCCTGCTTTGGTTTTATTGCTTTGTAAGGGTGAACTAACTGAGACTAATCAAGCAATGTCTATTCCTCCAGAAATTGAAACTCTTTTGCAGGACTACAAAGATGTTTTCCCAGAAGATAATCCAGTGGGATTGCCACCCATCAGAGGCATTGAACATCAGATTGATCTTGTACCAGGAGCTACCTTACCCAATCGGCCAGCTTACAGGACTAACCCTGTAGAGACTAAGGAACTTCAGAAGCAGATCAATGAACTCTTGGAGAAGGGACACATCAGGGAGAGcttgagtccatgtgctgtacCAGTCTTGctggtgccaaagaaggatggtagctggcgtatgtgtgttgattgtagggCCATTAACAACATCACagttaagtacagacatcctatccctcgtttagatgatatgttagatgagttacatggttcatgtgtcttttctaaaattgatttgaaaagtggataccaccagattaggatgaaagaaggagatgagtggaaaactgcttttaaaactaaactaggattgtatgaatggttagttatgccctttggattgactaatgcacctagcacattcatgagattgatga of the Raphanus sativus cultivar WK10039 unplaced genomic scaffold, ASM80110v3 Scaffold2642, whole genome shotgun sequence genome contains:
- the LOC130505861 gene encoding uncharacterized protein LOC130505861 is translated as MAEERRDGDNAGEPVQRIALDQLQFQAMIAEVTRQLQGHAEQIYAHVIPPNNELAGAAGVAGAGGIREVAARQPIRARRAAPAVVADEQEEWAEDADDERPLRANNRRPHGEDHFGNLKLKIPSFQGKADPDVYLEWEQKIESVFKCQRLTEERKVRLAATEFEGYAINWWQNVSNIRRRDGDEQVTSWHEMKEVMRARFVPAHYGRDLHKKLRKLTQGSKSVEEYHQEMETLMIKAKIDEDVEATMARFLDGVNRDIQDRLEMQDYATLEEMVHKAILIEQQNKRRSNTRYPTSSASKSSYAKDDKAYSRPKESGGSTSTTTSRDDKGKETTPPSRTRNIKCYRCQGYGHYASECTSKKIMIVLDNGEVISEDEKPEGESDEEDVEYPVKGEMLVTRRALNVQAKSKETEQRENLFHTRCLIKDKVCSLIIDGGSCTNAASETLVEKLGLSVQKHPRPYMLQWLNDTGELKVNKQVKVPLSVGRYQDEILCDVLPMDSSHILLGRPWQYDKRALHDGFTNRHSFLQGGKQITLVPLTPQEVQEDQITLKRRKEEAKALLVREAEQPPCFGFIAL